The proteins below come from a single Ptychodera flava strain L36383 chromosome 6, AS_Pfla_20210202, whole genome shotgun sequence genomic window:
- the LOC139135456 gene encoding neuronal acetylcholine receptor subunit non-alpha-2-like isoform X2, protein MVSQLSCSLNVAFLITIIHCGIRASDVSPFSRLSRDLLQDYDTDVLPVKNATDALALGFVVCLHRIDDMDEKQQMITLTAYINQRWQDKFLSWNPEDYDGITEIRFPADKVWLPDTAVLNSAQNSDGLIKSDTNVVVAHTGHVLWTVPVFLQNSCKFNIRYVPFDTQVCNLHFSSWSYERKQLEFVNTSVHLDHYQEHGEWELLSAEIDAFESMISHNPFEMSGAMMTLALKRRPCFGLLFIVVPFILISCLSLFVFLIPVESGEKMSLGITNLLTLIMFYTGVSSRVSSTADGRFPLISTFYFSAICLVLTSCLLTVLVLNIYHRKSPVPKLVHRLFFGRFGLHRFVWYVPVKGSRKCSSRGESSCGSNLAKHSILLSYPSLPSSLNSTPTMQRKFGVSDNSMQAPFDLQSSMRQTLLGIERVERHLKSKEDYDDEEYTCNSWQKIAIITDQLCFITLATVGVSITVGFFTAMSCNKAHSEFL, encoded by the exons ATGGTGTCGCAACTGAGTTGTTCGTTGAATGTAGCATTTCTCATCACAATCATCCATTGTG GAATACGCGCTTCTGATGTGAGCCCGTTCAGCCGTTTGTCGCGTGACTTGTTACAAGACTACGACACGGACGTTTTGCCGGTGAAGAATGCTACAGATGCATTGGCTCTGGGATTCGTCGTGTGTTTACACCGAATTGACGACATG GACGAGAAACAGCAAATGATCACCCTGACGGCGTATATAAATCAG CGTTGGCAAGATAAATTTCTCAGTTGGAACCCTGAAGATTACGACGGTATTACAGAAATACGATTTCCAGCTGACAAAGTTTGGCTACCCGATACGGCCGTTCTCAATAG TGCACAGAACAGTGATGGACTTATTAAGTCCGACACCAACGTCGTCGTGGCACATACCGGCCACGTGTTGTGGACAGTTCCAGTATTCCTCCAGAACAGCTGTAAGTTCAATATCAGGTACGTCCCGTTCGACACCCAGGTGTGTAACCTACACTTCTCGTCGTGGTCTTACGAGAGAAAACAGCTGGAATTCGTCAACACGTCTGTACACCTCGACCACTACCAAGAGCACGGAGAATGGGAGTTGCTGAGCGCAGAGATCGACGCTTTCGAGAGCATGATATCCCACAACCCGTTCGAGATGAGCGGTGCTATGATGACTCTCGCATTGAAACGCCGCCCCTGTTTCGGCTTGTTGTTCATTGTCGTACCGTTCATACTAATCTCCTGCTTGAGCTTGTTCGTCTTCTTAATACCTGTGGAGTCTGGAGAAAAGATGTCGCTTGGAATCACCAACTTGCTGACGTTAATAATGTTCTACACAGGGGTATCAAGTAGAGTTTCTTCAACTGCCGATGGAAGATTTCCATTGATTA GTACTTTCTATTTCAGTGCAATATGTCTTGTGCTGACTTCTTGTTTGTTGACTGTCTTGGTATTGAACATATATCATCGCAAAAGTCCGGTGCCCAAATTGGTCCATCGTCTGTTTTTCGGTCGCTTTGGGTTGCATCGCTTCGTGTGGTATGTTCCGGTTAAGGGGTCCAGAAAATGCTCGAGCAGAGGGGAGTCGTCATGTGGCTCTAACCTGGCCAAGCACAGCATACTTCTGAGTTACCCGTCCCTGCCGTCTTCCTTAAACAGCACACCGACAATGCAGCGCAAGTTCGGGGTTAGCGACAATTCCATGCAGGCACCGTTCGACCTGCAGAGCAGCATGAGGCAGACTCTGCTCGGCATCGAACGCGTCGAGAGACACTTGAAGAGCAAAGAAGATTACGATGATGAAGAGTACACGTGCAACAGTTGGCAGAAAATAGCTATCATAACTGATCAGCTGTGTTTCATTACCCTGGCCACTGTCGGTGTGTCCATCACCGTCGGATTTTTCACAGCCATGAGCTGCAATAAAGCACATAGTGAATTTCTGTAG
- the LOC139135456 gene encoding neuronal acetylcholine receptor subunit beta-4-like isoform X3, which translates to MDEKQQMITLTAYINQRWQDKFLSWNPEDYDGITEIRFPADKVWLPDTAVLNSAQNSDGLIKSDTNVVVAHTGHVLWTVPVFLQNSCKFNIRYVPFDTQVCNLHFSSWSYERKQLEFVNTSVHLDHYQEHGEWELLSAEIDAFESMISHNPFEMSGAMMTLALKRRPCFGLLFIVVPFILISCLSLFVFLIPVESGEKMSLGITNLLTLIMFYTGVSSRVSSTADGRFPLISTFYFSAICLVLTSCLLTVLVLNIYHRKSPVPKLVHRLFFGRFGLHRFVWYVPVKGSRKCSSRGESSCGSNLAKHSILLSYPSLPSSLNSTPTMQRKFGVSDNSMQAPFDLQSSMRQTLLGIERVERHLKSKEDYDDEEYTCNSWQKIAIITDQLCFITLATVGVSITVGFFTAMSCNKAHSEFL; encoded by the exons ATG GACGAGAAACAGCAAATGATCACCCTGACGGCGTATATAAATCAG CGTTGGCAAGATAAATTTCTCAGTTGGAACCCTGAAGATTACGACGGTATTACAGAAATACGATTTCCAGCTGACAAAGTTTGGCTACCCGATACGGCCGTTCTCAATAG TGCACAGAACAGTGATGGACTTATTAAGTCCGACACCAACGTCGTCGTGGCACATACCGGCCACGTGTTGTGGACAGTTCCAGTATTCCTCCAGAACAGCTGTAAGTTCAATATCAGGTACGTCCCGTTCGACACCCAGGTGTGTAACCTACACTTCTCGTCGTGGTCTTACGAGAGAAAACAGCTGGAATTCGTCAACACGTCTGTACACCTCGACCACTACCAAGAGCACGGAGAATGGGAGTTGCTGAGCGCAGAGATCGACGCTTTCGAGAGCATGATATCCCACAACCCGTTCGAGATGAGCGGTGCTATGATGACTCTCGCATTGAAACGCCGCCCCTGTTTCGGCTTGTTGTTCATTGTCGTACCGTTCATACTAATCTCCTGCTTGAGCTTGTTCGTCTTCTTAATACCTGTGGAGTCTGGAGAAAAGATGTCGCTTGGAATCACCAACTTGCTGACGTTAATAATGTTCTACACAGGGGTATCAAGTAGAGTTTCTTCAACTGCCGATGGAAGATTTCCATTGATTA GTACTTTCTATTTCAGTGCAATATGTCTTGTGCTGACTTCTTGTTTGTTGACTGTCTTGGTATTGAACATATATCATCGCAAAAGTCCGGTGCCCAAATTGGTCCATCGTCTGTTTTTCGGTCGCTTTGGGTTGCATCGCTTCGTGTGGTATGTTCCGGTTAAGGGGTCCAGAAAATGCTCGAGCAGAGGGGAGTCGTCATGTGGCTCTAACCTGGCCAAGCACAGCATACTTCTGAGTTACCCGTCCCTGCCGTCTTCCTTAAACAGCACACCGACAATGCAGCGCAAGTTCGGGGTTAGCGACAATTCCATGCAGGCACCGTTCGACCTGCAGAGCAGCATGAGGCAGACTCTGCTCGGCATCGAACGCGTCGAGAGACACTTGAAGAGCAAAGAAGATTACGATGATGAAGAGTACACGTGCAACAGTTGGCAGAAAATAGCTATCATAACTGATCAGCTGTGTTTCATTACCCTGGCCACTGTCGGTGTGTCCATCACCGTCGGATTTTTCACAGCCATGAGCTGCAATAAAGCACATAGTGAATTTCTGTAG
- the LOC139135456 gene encoding neuronal acetylcholine receptor subunit non-alpha-2-like isoform X1 translates to MANRNLCNPICYIDISQVYRITLFELCTYLRTFTSRTTVCTEKVLQLPFPYRGIRASDVSPFSRLSRDLLQDYDTDVLPVKNATDALALGFVVCLHRIDDMDEKQQMITLTAYINQRWQDKFLSWNPEDYDGITEIRFPADKVWLPDTAVLNSAQNSDGLIKSDTNVVVAHTGHVLWTVPVFLQNSCKFNIRYVPFDTQVCNLHFSSWSYERKQLEFVNTSVHLDHYQEHGEWELLSAEIDAFESMISHNPFEMSGAMMTLALKRRPCFGLLFIVVPFILISCLSLFVFLIPVESGEKMSLGITNLLTLIMFYTGVSSRVSSTADGRFPLISTFYFSAICLVLTSCLLTVLVLNIYHRKSPVPKLVHRLFFGRFGLHRFVWYVPVKGSRKCSSRGESSCGSNLAKHSILLSYPSLPSSLNSTPTMQRKFGVSDNSMQAPFDLQSSMRQTLLGIERVERHLKSKEDYDDEEYTCNSWQKIAIITDQLCFITLATVGVSITVGFFTAMSCNKAHSEFL, encoded by the exons ATGGCGAATCGTAACCTCTGTAATCCCATCTGTTACATTGATATATCACAAGTGTATCGTATTACATTGTTTGAGCTCTGTACATATTTACGAACTTTTACGAGTAGAACGACCGTATGCACGGAGAAAGTATTGCAACTCCCTTTTCCATATAGAG GAATACGCGCTTCTGATGTGAGCCCGTTCAGCCGTTTGTCGCGTGACTTGTTACAAGACTACGACACGGACGTTTTGCCGGTGAAGAATGCTACAGATGCATTGGCTCTGGGATTCGTCGTGTGTTTACACCGAATTGACGACATG GACGAGAAACAGCAAATGATCACCCTGACGGCGTATATAAATCAG CGTTGGCAAGATAAATTTCTCAGTTGGAACCCTGAAGATTACGACGGTATTACAGAAATACGATTTCCAGCTGACAAAGTTTGGCTACCCGATACGGCCGTTCTCAATAG TGCACAGAACAGTGATGGACTTATTAAGTCCGACACCAACGTCGTCGTGGCACATACCGGCCACGTGTTGTGGACAGTTCCAGTATTCCTCCAGAACAGCTGTAAGTTCAATATCAGGTACGTCCCGTTCGACACCCAGGTGTGTAACCTACACTTCTCGTCGTGGTCTTACGAGAGAAAACAGCTGGAATTCGTCAACACGTCTGTACACCTCGACCACTACCAAGAGCACGGAGAATGGGAGTTGCTGAGCGCAGAGATCGACGCTTTCGAGAGCATGATATCCCACAACCCGTTCGAGATGAGCGGTGCTATGATGACTCTCGCATTGAAACGCCGCCCCTGTTTCGGCTTGTTGTTCATTGTCGTACCGTTCATACTAATCTCCTGCTTGAGCTTGTTCGTCTTCTTAATACCTGTGGAGTCTGGAGAAAAGATGTCGCTTGGAATCACCAACTTGCTGACGTTAATAATGTTCTACACAGGGGTATCAAGTAGAGTTTCTTCAACTGCCGATGGAAGATTTCCATTGATTA GTACTTTCTATTTCAGTGCAATATGTCTTGTGCTGACTTCTTGTTTGTTGACTGTCTTGGTATTGAACATATATCATCGCAAAAGTCCGGTGCCCAAATTGGTCCATCGTCTGTTTTTCGGTCGCTTTGGGTTGCATCGCTTCGTGTGGTATGTTCCGGTTAAGGGGTCCAGAAAATGCTCGAGCAGAGGGGAGTCGTCATGTGGCTCTAACCTGGCCAAGCACAGCATACTTCTGAGTTACCCGTCCCTGCCGTCTTCCTTAAACAGCACACCGACAATGCAGCGCAAGTTCGGGGTTAGCGACAATTCCATGCAGGCACCGTTCGACCTGCAGAGCAGCATGAGGCAGACTCTGCTCGGCATCGAACGCGTCGAGAGACACTTGAAGAGCAAAGAAGATTACGATGATGAAGAGTACACGTGCAACAGTTGGCAGAAAATAGCTATCATAACTGATCAGCTGTGTTTCATTACCCTGGCCACTGTCGGTGTGTCCATCACCGTCGGATTTTTCACAGCCATGAGCTGCAATAAAGCACATAGTGAATTTCTGTAG